TAAAAAGAATAGCAAAGATGAGCGCGTGTTTTGTTGTAAGGACAACCAAAGCTTAGTAACAGTTACAGCGGTTGTATGTTGGTGTATGCACTTACACAACTTCAGCTCGGTTTCTACGACCGTTtgcctcctctccatcttttcGCGCCTCTGTCGTTCGAGTAGGAGTTtagaatgtgtgtatattttaaataatagtttAGAATACATTCTCCAAAAATGCAATGAAACCATCCATAAGAATAAAACTTCTCACCTTTCTTTCCAGTCTCTCCTCTCGCGTCTCAGCTCTTGTTGGTGGAGGAGCATCTCGAGGATCCTGAGCATttagaagggggggggggacaaaaacaaTGTGCTGAGTTCATAGAGGAATGAGTCAGTCATACAAACACTCATGTACAACTATACAGGAACATCTACAAGAACAGGAGGACAATGAGAACTTCATAGAAAGTCTGCAAAGTCCAGTTCATGAAAATTATACTAAGGGCAgcagtagctcagtggttaagacaccGGACTACTGATCGGACGTTGACAAAGTATTTTTTTGCAGATTAATCGGCAGAGATAATCAATTGCTGGAACTACATGTTATCTGTAAAAACCCACACCCGGTTTCGTCCGGAGCatctgagaagggtccgctgttcTCGTACAgtacaagagcggcctctagaggcggaAAAAAACTAtagctgacaaattttgttgtgctttttgattcattttggatgtacatattttatttactttaatatttattaatagttcacatattcatatatttatttcattttttaaaaattacaggacattttcatggtacagtcagttcTGTATTTTTTGTAAACAAGTTCAGTAATATTTAACTTTgagttttcattcagtatcaaatTTTAAAACTATCGgatgattaatcggttatctgCAGGTACCGCTCAACTTCGTTATCAATATCGGTAAAAATCCACCATTGGTCGACCTTTAGCTTAAATGCCAGCACCGACAAGCTTCCATTGCTGGGCCATTgcgcaaggcccttaaccctcaactgctcagttgtataaatgagaaatgcAAGTCTCTCTgaataagggcgtctgccaaatggcaAAAAATGTCAAGTTTAAACATGCACAATCTCTGGAACCAGAAAGCTAATATGGCTAAAATTAAAGCAGCTTATACTCATgccaaaattttatttatttatttatttttatatttcacactCGAACAGGGCTGCTTAAATGGTTTCCAGCACATTGAGACACACTTAGACAAAATGTTcgagtgaaaaaaacaaacagtcatAACAACCATCTGAAAGTGAGAATCAGCGAGCGCATCGCAATACTCTAATGCAGTGCGTCCCGGCTTACCATCGCCCTGCACACTTTGGCGTCTCTCCTCCTTTAACTAGTCGAGCTCAACCTAGCTCACGTTTGTTAACTAGCTGATGAGTTGCATCAGACCAAACGAGAGGAGGGAACACTCTAAAACACGCAAAAACGACATAAAAACAGGGAGACTGAAAATCCCGGCTAAGCCGATTAGAGACGATCGTCTCTTATTTCAccatccttctttcctttcctgCGAGGGAGGAGTTAAGAAGTGAGGAAACGAAACAAAAAGGCACTATTACAGAAAACGAGAAGCATCCCGTgtcaagctccgcacacacttGTGTGTCAGACTCGGATCTGGACTTGGACGTGGATAATTATACAATTATATGAATGATATAATTCCAGTTTAATCTGAATTAATAAACGACTTACTTATTTTCAGGTTGCGCTCGCTCATTAGAAGGTACATCGCACGTACGCAGGTTTTCACCCGTGCTAGAAATGCAACGCTTTTCACGAAACGTCGCTCGAAACGTCGCTCATTTTAGacgtacttttttaaaaaaaggtcatcTACATTTTATTGCTCAACGTTTTAAACTGGGCCAATGCTTCGTATAATTTCAGTTCGGGCAGAAGAAGACGACAGAAAAAGCTCCCGCGCCTTCTGGAGTGTCCTTTAGTATAATAAAGGGAAAGTCTTTTACCCGACACGTCCATACAGGCATGGGGGTTATTCCAACCGGTCATTTAACAGACGGTAAAACACGACGCCAAACTGTACACGTTCCCATCTCGGCGGTTATCTCGTAACGGTTTAAACCGCACAACCCGGACTCGAAGCGTACCTCGAAGTGCTTGATGAAAGGAGCGATGCCGGAGTAAGGCTGGTTGTGATGCTTCTCGTGGGGAAGTTTCTCCAGCTGCGGCAGGAACGGGATGGGATCCCGCGGGGCAAACAGGGCCAGCAGGTTCGGGGGCAGAAACTGAGTCATCGTTCACCTAAAAAGAAGCAGGACAGAAGATTTACCATCATGGCATCTGAAAATTTTCCTCCATGCTTACTCTGAAGGgggggaaaacactaaaatctGTTCATGAACAAGGAAAAAACTAATTCATATAATAGCTTGCACTAATATTGATTAACGCACTAGCTAGTCCATGAGTAACATTTAATTGACAGATATTTGGCCGGACTTTTCTCCACAATTCCCATTTTCTAAACTTTGACAGCAGTTGTCTTGTTGAAGTTGAGAGATTTTTAATCTTCCCAACCAGGAAAACATGAACAGACATCCTGCTAGTGCTGAAAATAACACGATTTTCCTTCAATACAGCGGATTTAGAGCTTTTAAAAGGTCATAAACATTTATTGCTTTGGACCAAATAttcagacccccccccccctttaaataaataaataaataaataaatgatcgaGCTTTTCTGCAAACGAGTGTGCTGTTAAACTTTAAACCCGAGTAAGAGCTCTATAAACATGACAGAAATACTAAGTACTTTCAAAACTTTTGACGGTATCTACTGATGCGTTAAAGAAGATAGCCAACGTTCAGAGCAGCGCGTTAGCATGCTAGCACACCGAGTGAGCTAGCCTATCTAATTAGCATTACTCATTCTCGAGACGGTTtagcgacaaaaaaaaaaattaaactaaacattaCTTCTACAAAGGCAACTGAGCGTTAACGTCTACTCTACGACGAATACTTGTGAggaatatacatttttttaaaaaaaatcaacgtgCTTAATCGATTAGCGTGTGCGAGTCGGTTAGACAATGCTAAGCTAACACTTTTTCCATCAGCTCGCGAGCCAACATGGCCTTCTTCTGGGACCATTAGATTACCTCAGCTCCGCATTCAACAGCAAAGGAAATCTCCGAGCTCGACGACGGGGGGGAATCTCCGTAATTTTTCTTTAGATATTCCCAGaatgatgtttaatttattCGGCGACACCGATTAAACAACCGAAATGTGTTCACCCAGCGATGGCTTTCTTGTTCTCCGTGCAGCGCGCACTCTTGAAATGGCGCGGTGCCGTAAATCGCACAAGTGTTGAATCGTTTCACGACATCAGTGCGACAGTAGGTCGGAGTTTGCGGCACATGTGTGACTTACAACAGAATCAGAATGATgataactttctttctttctttctttctttttcaagcaCAAATTGTAGTGATATTGATTAAAGCATTGTTGTTGTCATAACTTTGCCtgagttgtttttatttgaaattctAATTTGACCTGATTTTTAACACAACccatatttaaatttttcatattacattttatggcatttggcagacactcttatccagatgaacttacatttatctcatttatacaactgagcaattgagggttaagagccttgcccAAGGGGGCAACTGTggtagcttgacagtgctggggattgaactcctgaccttctgatcagtaacccagaacctttaaCTACTGGCACCTCTGTGAATGATTCTGACACTAGTTATACTTTGTTTaagttaatgaataattaatccCCAACAGCTCTGTGCTTAAAGGCAAAATATTAACATCGGAGGGGCTGGAATCAcaattatgttttatattaaccATACAAGCCTGCGATCCTGTCCTTTACAAAGCTCTGATACTGGAGACACTTtccaaaaatgcaaaacttttcagaaaacctcaccatatcagcAGTTACACATGGTTTAACACTAGGACAGCCGGAATTCTATAACTACTAGAATGGCCGTTCATACTAGACTGTCCCGAATgtcatttttgtcatatcatatTTACACTCGAAGCTTCTATTGAGGTTTTAGAATGAAGCTTTGaatgaaaatattgaaaatgttgGTTTTGAAAGTCTAAAAGCCAACAAATGTGGACCGAAGCAGACCATTTCAGTAGATAAAAACATGTTGTGAATTTTGGAAATTATTACATCTATCTTTTTTCAATACATTTTGACTTTTGGACTTTACAACACTCTGGACATATTGGAAATGTTTGGATCACAGGAATCGGAAACATCCTACGCAGCCACCCCAGGAATCAAAACCCATGAATAAATGGATCTGTTATGTTAGGATAGGTAACCAGGACACGGAATTGAAATTCTAatgaatgtgaaaatgtattagtTCGTCGACAACCCCAGAACCTTTGTAAAACcattataaaaaaacatttatactgAGTGTCTGCAATACAAGTCCATATGTATAGTGATACTGTGGAAACAATAATGTCAGACTACCTTCTGACTACtcagaactgagaattcagcagtgctgtggtatacaaATTAATACTTAaaggcactgtatattatttGTACTACTAATCTACAACTCAGTGAATATTACAACTAAGAGGATCCAAAACCTGTTGAGAGGATATGATGTACACCCTTGGCTCTGTTTTACAAGAAATTAGATATCCACTTGAGAATCACGACTCATGTGGATGAGTAACATGAGTCAAGGTAACATTACACACCTtggggtgggttttttttgcattattaatttcaagagagagagagaaaaaaagagaggctggtgagggaacgactgttatTGTAAGTGATCACAGGAACATGTTGGTAGGCGGTTGTATGGTATCCCAGGTGGCTGCTAGGGTTTTGCTAGGTGGTTGGTGATGTAGGTGGGCAGGGCAGTCCATGTTTAATTACCTTTAATGCATCTGAATTGACATATGCTTAAGTCTTACAAGAATTAGGCGTTCCTATGGTATACCAGGCGATTGCTTGCATGTTGCTAGCTGGTTGCTAAGTTATCCCACTTAGTTGGCGCACTGGTAACAGACACTCGCTGGTTAAAACATAAGACCACtaattggaaggtcatgagttcaaagcCCAGTGCTGCCACTGTGGGGTCCTTGGGCAAGGTCTTTAaccctcagttgtataaatgaaatgagataaatataagtcaCGCTAGATAAAACAAATGCCATTAAGGGTTGCTAGGTGGTTACTATGGTACTCCAGGTGGTTCCTAGGCTGTTGCTAGCTGGTTATTATGGTATACTAGGTGGAGAAATGCAGATTTTAATTGTCTTTAGTACTTCTATTAAGAAATGCTCAAATCATGTATGTGAAAGCAGGACAATTTCCCATGTATGCCTATGTAGCTTCTGCTGAATCTCGTGGATCTACTTCAAAAACTGCGACCCgtgaaaatggaagaaaaataattaagatGACAAACAAGAACACCACTATGCTGCCATCAAACCAACATAATTGACATTTATTACAGGTTTCAGGATAGCTAAGACATGTGACACTGCTATGACTATAGACCTAACTGCACATTAAATTCAGAATTCACtgttatatacaatataattaGAAAAAAATCCCATCTGAAAGTCATTAAGATGTAGGGCTAAGTTAGCTACCCACGAAACCAGTATTGCGTGTAGTGTTACTTATGAAGTACAGctgtaaataaatgcttttaaaacCCCAGGAAagaatttatttgattgttCAGACTGTAACAGTCCTAATAtttagctttatatatatatatatatatatatatatatatatatatatatattatatatatatatatatatatatatatatatatatatattatatatatatatatatatatatatatatatatatatatatatatatatatatatatattatatattatatatatatatattatatatatatatatatatatatatatattatatatatatatatatatatatatattatatatatatatatatatatatatatatatatatatatatatatatatatatatattatatattatatatatatatattatatatatatatatatatatatatatattatatatatatatatatatatatatatatatatatatatatatatattatatatatatatatatatatatatatatatattatatatatatatatatatatatatatatatatatatatatatatatatattatatatatatatatatatatatatatatatatatatatatatatatatatatatataaaaaaatacacacacacacacacacacacacacacacacacacacacacacacaaaatgaatgaTCATTCATCCAGGACAAAACAAGATGTCAGTTAATATTTGAGAGTTCAAAACACTTATTTTTGAAAGATAACTCGTATCACTGGAGTCCAGTATTAAAATGTGGAGCTCCTATGCAAAATGCATTAAGGATGGTAGGTCTGAAGATCTGAATCACTATAACTGATCTCAGACCATTCAGTAGAAGTGCTGAAACTGCCAGTAATTCGTACTAATCCAGTCAGATAGATACATAcgctcactgtccactttaataggaacacctgcacattcatgcggTTATCTAATCGGCCaaccatgtggcagcagcacaatgcgtaaaatcacgcagatacaggtcaagttaATGTCcacaccaaacatcagaatgaagaaaaagtgccatctctgtgattttaaccgTGGCGTGGTTGTTGGTAACAGAAGGGTACACTTCTGTTACACTGTTTATACataatggtgtgaaaaaaaacaacaaaaaaatttttttgatgAGAGGTTATTGATAGGAGAGGTCAGAGgtaaatggccagactggtttgagctgccaggaaggatacagtaactcataatcacactctttacaaccatggtgagcagaaaagcatctcagaaggcACATCCCATCGAACTTTGCGGCGGATGCACTTCAACAGCAGAAAACAACATtggattccactcctgtcagcaaagaacaggaatctgaggctatcatgggcacaacTCACCCAAACAGGAAAGGTGAagatttgaagaagaagaaaaaaaaaccatctggacttttctaatcttcaactgtccagtttgggtgcaTCTGTGCCCATGCTAGCCTcagttcttctgctgttgtagtgcatcacctcaaggttcagtgtgatgtgcattctgagatgcttttctgctcaccacggctgtAGAGATACGAGTTACAATAAACTTCCTgacagctcgaaccagtctgaacgttctcctctgatctccCTCATCAACGAGGTgattcagcctgcagaccctcctctcacaggatgttttctgttttccgcaccattctgtgtaaactctgctGTTGTGAACATTTCAGGAGATCGGCAGTTTCTGAACTACTCACACCagctcatctggcaccaacaaccatgccacggttaaagtcacagagatcagactttttcctTCATGctgatgcttgatgtgaacattaactgaagctcttgacctgtatcggcatgattttatgcattgtgctgctgaacTGCATggatgtgcaggtgttcctgaTAAAGTGGACAGTGTCATCAAACATCCTAAAATTGGCTctcatataaaaatgaaaagctcATTTGGAATTCGCACCACAAAGATAACTACATCCTGGGCACATCATTTCCATCGATGTGTAAAATGTCCTCTGACTCTATCAAAGTGATTCAGCCAAGACACTAGTTCAATCCAGTGTCAGTTTTGCACTATTTATATGAGCTTCATAGCTCATACATCAACATGTAATTGATGTCTAAAAGTACTTCCTGTCTGGGCTTCAAGCCTATGCTCCTTCTCttagggtttgttttttagatTGGGCTTCAAAACCAACAGTATCCCTATAAGAGATGAAATAAGTCCACAGAGTCCTATGACCCCTTCATTTGTCCTGTAAACTCCCAGTTTATCTAAAGGAATGTAAAGATCGCATACattcttcagcacatcaagaAGTAGAGCTGGGTgatttctgaggctctcaatgAGTAGGAACAGAAATGCATCAAGCTGTGGAATAATGACAGTGGCAGTGTCCTGGCTCTCATTCAGGTGTTGGTTGACTTTCTGCCGATATTGTCCATCTCGAGACTTCTGGACCATGAGCTGGGCAATCATGTAAGCATCCTGGATGAGGTTCATCACCAAGGAGAAAAAGTAATATCGGGTGGCGTTTAGGCTCCATCTGTCCTTGTCGATATCTCGGATGAGGCTGACGCTTCTGGCCCAGAGGACGTTGTCACAGATGAAATAAAGGGCACGGTTCAGATTGGCAACGGTGAGGCAGAAACGCAGCACAGGGTCAGGCAGGTAAAGGGCTCTCCCGGCTGCATCAATTGAACTCACTGTATTACCAAGCCTGAAAactgaacaaaacaacaacgttAGCCGGTTTTGTCGTAGACATGCTTAAACTCTCCCGTCAATAATGAATCAGAACTTTAAATGCTGTTAATGACTAAAACAGAAAGCtcactggaaataaacagaagtaaAAATAGCCACTCAATTCTCATTCTAACATTTCACTGGAAATACAAGGATGGATGCTTGGTGTGTTgtacatgcacaaaaaaaagttatgtgaATGTTCCAATCATGGAAAAATTCATAGAACATATTACACAACAGTTGGCTTACAGAATTTTGGTaattgctttttgttttctttttttttttttttttttacctatgcCCAGTCATCAAATTCCACTCACTGAAAATGACACAGTACTATAGATATTATTTAAGCTGTTCATCGTTTACCTATACTGctacaaatgaaaatgaataaattaactaATAATTTGGCCAACCACAGCACCAAGTAATTATTCCCAATGATGCTTGCTTGAGCTTTTGATacagtggatatatatatatatatatatatatatatatatatagatattatattatattatattatattatattatattatatatataatatatatatatatatatatatatatatatatatatatatatatatatatatatatataaaaaaaaaactctacacacccctgttaaaatggcaggtttttgttatttaaaaattttggtAGGAAAAAACATTTGGTAGACTCTTTcgcccaccccccaaaaaaaaggtgctttaacaaagtattagctAAGTGGTGTGCTCACTTATGCAACCAGTTTTTTTTCAAttgctatatattttttttccacattcgtTTTGTtagttgctatatcacattgaAGGTGGAAAAGGATCTGACAtcatttatcttggtttcttttttttttttttttttttacactgtgtgggtgtgtagactttttacagTATATCCACCGTATACAGTAAGCATGACTTTCACAATGCAATATGCCAGAGAGCTTGCCAGGTAAAACATCTAACTCACCAAAGcgatggatttatttttcagtATATGGGTTACATTGGAGCCAACTTTGAGTTCTCAAATTTTGGGAGAGAAGTCCAGACGGTCTCCTCAATTTCGAGTTCAGCAAATGACGTCAAATCACAATTTTTCAGGGAACAAAATGAGGTCATTTTAACCTGCAAATGACTACTTACGAAGCAAGTCGAATGCTGATTTGACGTGTCTCTGGGGAGGAACTAGCCATTGAGAAGATTACCCCAAAGTTTTCTTAGCCTTTTTCTGGTTGGAGGTTTGGACCTCGAGTCAAACACAGCATGAACATGATACTATGGTTGTATCGAGCTAAGTGTTCAATAAACATCAGATGATGACTATAGGCATACCGgcttgcatccatccatttattccaATTAATTTAATACAGCAAAATGTTACATTTCAGGCATCAGCAGGCATGGAAAGGGTGTTCCCTACTAATCATGGTGTATTCAAAATGTAAAGATATATGGGACATTTCACCATTAAAGTAACACTTGAGGCATCaatagtctttaaaaaaaaaaaaaaaaaaaatcaacttgtTTGTTACAGGGTTGAAGATCCAGGCTAACATTAGCCATTATTCAGTAAATGATGCTAACTTGGGAACCATGTGTCGCTTTCAACATCATCGCAAACACATTTTTAGAAgacgttttatttatatagcacctttccaaAGCTCAAGGTCGCTTTACGTAGTGTATACCAAATACATAAGATACATACAACACAAACGTAATACATTGGGTGGGGAATAATGATTGAAAATACACTTCAAACAGATCAATTTTTTGCTGTGTCTACAAGGCAAAGAAGTGATGTTACGGAGGCAAAGAAGTGATGTTACGGAGGCAGAGAAGTGACGTTACGGAGAGTGAAAGGTAGAGTGCCACTACCTCTAGGACACTCCCTTCCAGTTTTGGAGCAGCAGCACAAAATGACCTTCCACCTGCAGTTGACAGCCAAAATCTAGACAGTGGACAGGTGAAGATTAGAAAAGAGCAGGTgattttcaactgtccagtttgggtgagtctgcgCGCCCATgatggcctcagattcctgttcttggttgacaggagcagaacccgacgtggtcttctgttgCAGCTCAGCTGCCTCAcggttcgatgttttgtgcatgctgcgatgcttttctgctcattacATTCGTATAGAGTGATTATTTGACTTACTAGGATCCTACCTGGCAGCTCAGATCATCATTCTTCTCTGGTGAtctctctttcatcaacaaggcatcACCACCCACAGAATTGTCACTcgctcaatgtttttttttggggggggggggatttcacACCATTCTAGGTACAGACTGCTGCATGAGAGAAtcgcaggagatcagcagttcctgaaatactcaaaccagcccatcaggaatttaatttgcattttgcaATAAGACAATTGCAGTGTAAACAACTAGGCTACTATTTTACCTTCCATAAATGCATTCTTTGAAAATTTTTggtgggacaaaaaaaaaaaaaaaaaaaaaaaaaaaagaaggtactCTACTGATGGAATGTCCCATGTGACTCTTGTGATCAgttatttaaaaagcaaaaataataataataaaaaaagtgtcgATTTTGTTATTAAAGAAGAGATTAGGGAGAAAAttaggatgggggggggggggggtttgggttCGAGGACTCAAAGGTAGTAATAAAGAGAAGATAGAGGGCCAGATGGAGTTTTATAGGACACCTCAACCACACGTGGGCCACTTACGCTTCCGTCCTGAGCTCATGCTGGACTCCAAACTCTGCAACTTCTGCACCACAACTTTTCTCTTTGCATCGTTTCGAAGCAGGTACTTGGCCAAAGCGCATGCGTACTGGGTCGCCCTGAACATAAGTCAAATTAGCTAAAGCTCACAATAGTGAAGCAGTGTAAAACACCAAGCTTTAATACTCGTTCACTCACCTGAAAATGCGATCCCTTCCTTGGCTCTGATTGGTGAATTTAATAAAAGGTTCCATTCCAACCGAAATCCCGGACTCGCTGTTTAAACTGAGAAACCTGTAACAATGTAACACTGTGACACTCAGCGTGCTCTAACCAGCTCTCCGCGCTCGCGCGATCACACTGTGTACCACTTGGAAAACTCCTGCGCATGCGCACGAGCTTTTACGGCAGGGCTTTGAAAATGCGTTTCACAACAACATGGCCAGTTCAAACTCATTCATGTTAAAGGTTTATTACATCACAGTGAATCACACAAACTCTAAAATATGAATAGAAACGACTTCATGGCCCGACTTTCATATTTCACTCCTGTTACACATGAAACTTAGGTGATAATTATGTATTTCTATGACATTATAGAATTCTAAACATTATACATttctaaaaatgaaacaaaaaaaaggaatctaGTGGAATATATTCGCAAATAGTAGATTGCACTGTGACATgactttcattcatttctacTGTAGAAATTTAGAATAATGGCATTTTATCCCTTTCATGAATGAAAAGTAAACATAATGTCcataagtatttttttaaagggcttaaaaaaaattcatcttcCACTGTCCAGAATTGTTAACATTAGGGtctaaaatatcaaataaatgaaatatgtaAGGTTCAGGACAACaatattagaaaatatcatttctgGATCtaaaaaatgtacacagtttaGGATTGTTGCATGAGACaaggaggttaaaaaaaaaaccaacatcttccccaaaacaacaacactagtttaaaaaaatgaattaattcaaaatctgttgttgttttttaatccaaGGTGATCAGAGTcttgagtgtgtatgtgattgtgccctgcgatggactggcaccctgtccagggtgtaccccgccttgtgcccgatgctccctgggatagactccaggttcccccatgaccctgaagaaggagtaagcggtagaagatggttggttggatggatggatgatcggagtctggcacacacacacacacacacacacacacacacacacaaaaactttttttactttaattattttgttatttctttctctctttttttttgcattttatgttaaaaaaagttaataaagaTAATAGTCTAGAGAGCTACAGAAGTGTACGTTTATTTACAGTGATTTGGAGGTGATTTACATCTTAGGCCCACTGcgttttactttatatatgctaggtcaaattattcataaacatggaattagcttccactgttatgctgatgatacacagttgtatgttccagcgaagccagaggacagacagcagcttgataaagttgaggaatgtgtaaaggacattagacggtGGAtacttattaacttccttttacttaattctgataagacagaactacttgtac
This genomic interval from Ictalurus furcatus strain D&B chromosome 2, Billie_1.0, whole genome shotgun sequence contains the following:
- the pex11a gene encoding peroxisomal membrane protein 11A, with the protein product MEPFIKFTNQSQGRDRIFRATQYACALAKYLLRNDAKRKVVVQKLQSLESSMSSGRKLFRLGNTVSSIDAAGRALYLPDPVLRFCLTVANLNRALYFICDNVLWARSVSLIRDIDKDRWSLNATRYYFFSLVMNLIQDAYMIAQLMVQKSRDGQYRQKVNQHLNESQDTATVIIPQLDAFLFLLIESLRNHPALLLDVLKNVCDLYIPLDKLGVYRTNEGVIGLCGLISSLIGILLVLKPNLKNKP